A genomic segment from Juglans regia cultivar Chandler chromosome 14, Walnut 2.0, whole genome shotgun sequence encodes:
- the LOC108990130 gene encoding transmembrane protein 209 — protein sequence MESGATRDKGSSPPPKPSKFSVYQNEALSSALTTKSLRPSNYSLLCIFTFSSASAFALLTVISRENGFIDSLKFKNVPQAVAYLFAKAIQTVVGLVFFGTIFALVKAISLRRARNTADVPVLSSSKGNKDQTHLTKHQLGLLGIKSKVEQVVSETSKKPPKSRPHLTPSSDILVPLHQPMISPNRSSRTITDRSNSSGGNRMRSVGTPSKSPSSSSSLYLVPGGVSQLSSVQNSPGVDSLVSTPWSNKRASSGKEITSEEKLEKFLAEIEEKITESAGKLSTPPPTISGFRIASPNTVSSSANTSGTTRSTPLRPVRMSPGSQKFSTSPKKGEGDLPPPMSLEESIEAFQHLGIYPHIEQWRDHLRQWFSSVLINPLLKKIETSHLQVMQAAARIGISMTISQVGSDLPTAGIPATMFPIDRTKDWQPAFTLDEDGILHQLRATLVQAIDASLLKLPLANLQQPPQQNPLIPVMQQCVDAITEYQKLHALMKGELVKGLLPQISIQADYIVQRIQELAEGTCLKSYEYLGSGEVYDKKNKKWTLELPTDSHLLLYLFCAFLEHPKWMLHVDPTSHSGVQSIKDPLFLGVLPPKERFPEKYVAVISGVPSVLHPGASVLVVGRQSPPIFALYWDKKLQFSLQGRTALWDSILLFCHRIKVGHGGIVRGIHLGSSALSILPVLDLETDD from the exons ATGGAATCTGGAGCTACGAGAGACAAGGGCTCCTCGCCGCCGCCCAAGCCCTCCAAGTTCTCAGTTTACCAGAACGAAGCTCTCTCCTCTGCCCTTACCACCAAAAGTCTCCGACCGTCCAATTACTCCCTCCTCTGCATCTTCACTTTCTCCTCCGCCTCCGCCTTCGCTCTTCTCACCGTTATCTCCAG GGAAAACGGTTTCATTGACAGTTTGAAGTTCAAAAATGTTCCCCAGGCAGTAGCGT ATTTGTTTGCCAAAGCAATACAAACTGTGGTGGGCTTAGTCTTTTTTGGAACAATATTTGCCCTGGTCAAAGCGATCTCTCTGCGCAGAGCAAGGAATACTGCCGATGTGCCTGTTTTATCTTCCAGTAAAGGAAATAAGGATCAAACACATCTTACGAAACATCAACTAGGACTTTTGGGTATAAAATCAAAGGTTGAACAAGTTGTGTCTGAAACTTCAAAGAAACCCCCCAAGTCTAGACCTCACTTGACACCTTCTTCAGATATCCTGGTTCCACTTCACCAGCCAATGATCAGTCCAAATCGTTCATCTCGCACCATCACAGATAGATCGAACTCAAGTGGGGGAAATAGGATGCGCTCTGTTGGCACCCCGTCCAAATCACCaagttcttcatcttctttataTCTTGTCCCTGGTGGTGTTTCACAATTGTCTTCTGTTCAAAATTCACCAGGAGTGGATTCAttggtctcaaccccttggtcAAACAAGCGGGCCTCTTCTGGAAAAGAGATAACATCAGAAGAAAAGCTTGAAAAGTTCTTGGcagaaatagaagagaaaatcaCAGAATCAGCAGGGAAACTGTCTACTCCACCCCCCACAATTAGTGGTTTTCGCATAGCTAGTCCAAACACTGTTTCCAGTTCAGCCAATACCTCTGGAACTACTAGGAGTACTCCATTGAGGCCTGTGAGGATGTCTCCAGGTTCCCAGAAGTTCAGCACTTCCCCCAAGAAAGGAGAGGGCGACCTTCCTCCACCTATGTCCCTTGAAGAATCTATTGAAGCTTTTCAGCATTTGGGCATCTATCCTCACATTGAGCAATGGCGTGACCACCTCAGGCAATGGTTTTCTTCGGTTTTGATTAATCCTCTTCTTAAGAAGATTGAAACTAGTCATCTTCAG GTAATGCAAGCAGCTGCTAGAATTGGTATTTCAATGACAATCAGTCAAGTCGGAAGTGATTTACCAACTGCAGGAATTCCTGCTACCATGTTTCCAATTGATAGGACTAAGGACTGGCAACCAGCATTTACTCTAGACGAAGATGGAATTCTTCATCAATTACGAGCTACTCTTGTGCAGGCTATTGATGCTTCCTTGC TGAAGCTGCCTTTAGCTAATCTGCAACAACCCCCACAGCAAAATCCCTTGATCCCGGTTATGCAGCAGTGTGTAGATGCTATCACTGAATACCAGAAGCTTCATGCTTTGATGAAAGGAGAGTTGGTTAAAGGTTTGCTACCTCAAATCAGCATTCAAGCAGATTATATCGTACAACGGATACAAG AGCTTGCTGAAGGAACCTGCTTGAAAAGTTATGAGTATCTTGGAAGTGGGGAGGTTTATGACAAAAAGAATAAGAAGTGGACTCTTGAGCTTCCAACTGATTCTCACTTGCTTTTGTATTTATTCTGTGCTTTCCTAGAGCACCCAAAATGGATGCTACATGTGGATCCTACATCGCATTCTGGTGTCCAGTCTATAAAGGATCCATTGTTCTTGGGAGTTCTACCTCCAAAAGAAAGGTTTCCTGAGAAATATGTTGCAGTCATCTCTGGTGTACCTTCTGTTCTTCACCCAGGAGCTTCTGTACTGGTTGTTGGAAGGCAAAGCCCACCAATCTTTGCCTTGTACTGGGATAAGAAGCTTCAATTTTCTCTTCAG GGAAGAACAGCACTCTGGGATTCCATCTTGCTTTTTTGTCACAGGATTAAGGTAGGACATGGAGGGATAGTTCGAGGTATTCATCTTGGTTCTTCAGCCCTGAGCATCCTTCCAGTGCTGGATTTGGAAACCGACGACTGA